The genomic region CCGGCTACGTCATGATCATTGAGGGCGAGACCACCTACATCGGCGATGATGGCAAGACCTACGTCACTAAGTACACCGCTGGCCTCGACGGTACCCACGTCGAAGGCAACCACCTCCCAGTGCCCGTCACCCCTGAGCCTGTTCCTGCTGTGGAGCCCATCGTGGCTCCTGAAGCCCAAGTCGTTGCCAAACCAGTAGAGTATGTAATTGAGCCTTTCAACAACGTTGTTACCAAgttgcattaaaataataaattttgtcataaactttacatttagtttttattattttcccgtGATATTATAAATAGGGTTTGTAGTCGATGTGATGTAATGCGATCTGAATAACTTAATTCACCTCGAATGGTCTACTTCTATAAATGTTCACAAAGGTACTGGAATTGTAATCCGACTGTGTTGGCGTCTGGATTCACCGCCCACTTGCTGTTCCTAAGGTTTAACACTCATTCAGTCGGGATCACCTTAAACTGTAATATTATTAGTGTCCAGCTAGAACGACGTGGCCAATATACCTGCTAAATATTGTTCTCATCATTAAAATTCGAcatccaaaaacactaaaaagccaaaaaaaaaatttaattctagGTGGCAGTCGTTGTGTAGAaatcggtgtctaatggatgtccctaagttaattttgtaaccgacttctagGCCAATGCACCtcagaattgtatttttttgctttttatttatttacgaattttcacgcacacatatttataatataaataaataatttacataggtaaatgcttatttctaaagaaatctcatCCAGCTTACCAAAGTAAGGAAAatgagaataaaagagatgtagacagtgtgtaaaaagaataaactgaaaaaaaacagCTATGTACTGTATATTAATTATACGTCCATAAATTAATACTATAtacctagataaaaataaatatattcctagatacatatataaataaattaaacagctATGATGCAATGGACAGATAGTGTTCTTTTGCTTTTCTAATCTCATGGGGAAGGGAATTCCATAATCGAACAGCATGACCGTTTAAGGAGTAGGAATATAATTTTAGTCTTTTTTCTTGTAGAAACgatttataattttagcttTTCATTGATACGCATAGAATAATAAAAGCCCAAACACGATGgaattaacatattatttagttgTCGAGTTCAGTcaaccttctctggtctccatcatcaggtcagctccaagcCTTCAATGTTGTATAATGCTATCAGGCATTCACCTGAGTGTAAAGTTTTTGCATTGCATGCCTACGACTTTTGAatgttgccctcgatttctcagggtttccatcatccaattctgacctgatgactatggcaCCACTTGGAAAGTATCAAAATTGATTAATAAATGGCGCAGtgatcgcgtaacaaacataaaaaatacggTCGAATTGAAAACTTCCTTCcgtttgggaagtcggttaaaaataggcAGATCGATCAAAATGATTACCACTATCTTCCAAAGTATGTAAATTATCCTTGATTAAATTGATTTCAAAAATCTTGTTTTTAACACAATTTTTGAACATTCcctaaaatagaatttatttgagTACTAAAAGCAAAAATTTTTATGGTCTAAAaagagcaaacaaaaaaaagatctcgatgaattgagaacctcctccttttttggaatTCGGTTAAAAAATCATCAGCATTTTGCTTTTAGTACTcaaataaatacagttttagTGAATATACAAAAAACGAGTTacaaaaaaggatttttttctcACTTTAATCATGGATATTTTACATACTGAAGAAGACAGTGCTAATAATTTTGATCAATCTGCCTGTTTTTATTGATGAGAACAATATTTGGCAGGTATATGCCACGTCGTTCTAGCTGGACACTAATAATATTACAGTTTAACGTGATCCCGACTGAATGAGTGTTAAACCTTAGGAACAGCAAGTGGGCGGTGAATCCAGACGCCAACACAGTCGAATTACAATTCCAGTACCTTTGTGAACATTTATAGAAGTAGACCATTCGAGGTGAATTAAGTTATTCAGATCGCATTACATCACATCGACTACAAACCCTATTTATAATATCacgggaaaataataaaaactaaatgtaaagtttatgacaaaatttattattttaatgcaacTTGGTAACAACGTTGTTGAAAGGCTCAATTACATACTCTACTGGTTTGGCAACGACTTGGGCTTCAGGAGCCACGATGGGCTCCACAGCAGGAACAGGCTCAGGGGTGACGGGCACTGGGAGGTGGTTGCCTTCGACGTGGGTACCGTCGAGGCCAGCGGTGTACTTAGTGACGTAGGTCTTGCCATCATCGCCGATGTAGGTGGTCTCGCCCTCAATGATCATGACGTAGCCGGTGCCCTCGTGGTCAGGCACGAGCCGGCCCCTCTCGGACACGACTGTACCCTCGGCCGTGACGTACCGCAGCGCGAACTGACCGAACTCGTCGTGAACCTCCTCGTGTTCCAGAGCTGGTAGTCTCCGACGCGCCTCCAGGGCTGCGTCAGGACTGGACGGTGCGGACAGTGCCACGGCGAACAGGGATACCGCTACCACAAACTGTAACCAAAAGTGTGTTTTTAggcatttataaaaatactggaATAGCTGTATAGATTAACAtaagtttgaatatttttatagtacacATTAGATACAATATAGGCAAATATACCCAAATAACGGTTGTATAAAAACTTACGAATTTCATGTTGAATAAGTGATATTGAAGTAAGCGATGTGGAGACACGGTGTGTATTGCTCAAGTTGCAAACTGATGCCATTTCCCTCGACAACCTGTGCTTATATACTGGACATAATTAGATTTTCGAAAAATGTGcattaagttaaattaataaacttgaAGCGGATCATTAGTAATGAGGGTAGTTAACATACGAGTACATTGTGACAAGTTTAATCTCCAATTTAGAAACCTGTATAATTCATACAATTGTCGGCCTTTTTGTTGTTACCATTAATCACCATGTGATTCAAtgatttaagatattttaagtTACGTCGAATTTCCGATGATTCAGGCAcacttagaaaaaaatgtacaattgtacatacTTTAAACTCATTGTTAAGTGTTAGGATTGAATACCTTTCACATTCTATTAGAGATGCACGTGGCTTGAAATACTACTATATTAAATACGGAGGTTTTTTATGGACATATAGTTTCAGGCTTACCTGCTAGACTAGCAATAACGTTCATATAACACAAACGAAGCTCCGAACATGAGCGATGGCACCGCTATGGGAATTTAATCAACCAGTAATGCGCTGTGTTGACATGCACTTGATAATGTAGCCAAAGTAACCGCTTCAGCGCTGCATGGTCAATACACCAGGTAAAATACTTTGAGATTTGTGATTGAAATTAATCAATAGAATCTTcaggctccagaaggaacatgaggattttagtcagtagaaatctgacactccctaaTGCTGCCATCCCACAAAATGGTAGTTAAAATTTCGTCAAAATGTATGTCAAAATGTTTAGCTTTCTAAAAGCATCACACTGTATAGTAATAATACTTAAATCTGTGTGTTTCGCACCTTTTATTACGTCAATCTCGATATTTGCTATTTTTATCTTGGTACGACAAAAGAATGtatgtaaacataaaaatagacTTAGTGAATGTCTATTTTCTTATGAGGTTGCCAAGCACCCTAACACTCGTTTTGGAACATTCTTAGAAACTTCcttcatttacatttaaatattctcgtttaaaattaattcgattttttaaaatgtttataacgAAATGTTCAACGAGTACCTCTACAATGGCAAAACGCCAAACATGCATCCACTGAATAAATCCTAAATGAAAGTTTCTAGTGTCACTTTCCTatatgaaaaacatttattaaatgttacaccTAACGTGTATTTCACATAAGGTTGCGTGTACAATGTACAGAATATCTCCCTACACAGTTGAGCACATTATGATATTTCCCCTGAACGATGTACAATCGTTATCAGTAGTCAGCGGTAAAGACAGAGGCGTTATCAGCGCCTTACATTCGTGCGCTTGATCACAAAGAAAGCCGTTTGTTGGGACATAATAAAGTGCGGGTATAATTTCGCGATAACGTTTATATATAAATTCCAGATGGAATGAAAAACGCGGAGATTGAGCGGTCGCGTGCAGGGTTGCCGCGCTTCTTCTTGTAGTAATTAGAAGTGTTTTGTTCCATTTcaagataggtacttaaatgtGAATTACACTAAATAATAAAAGCCTGGCATAATTACTGTAACGTAAAGTCAATATAAAAAGCCTTATAAATCCCTTTCACAGTGATGTGACAGTTGTGACCGAACAACTTTTGCGCAAATTAAATGCAATGCCCATTAGCATTTAACGAATTAGTAATTACACATCTATAAAAATTTTATGTCATAAACAAATAGATAGTTTAgactaattacataaaaatgcgataaatatttcattttgatacaaactttaactatttttaaatctgCTTAAAGAGGACGGCGATACTCAAAGATGAAGTGTGAGTGAGTTATATCAATGATAAAggcttgtaataatgtgtaggTAGCCCTCAGAGTAACTCCTCACTGCTGACTGACACCGACACGCCCGAATTTAATTTAGACACCTGAGCCTGTTGCATAAAACATGACACACTTTTTGTGTCATTCATTGAGTCGCAGACGCGCGCCTTTTGTATTTTAATGAGCTGagaaatcatatatttttgcaatttttcaaCGTCCTTCATATTCGGACTTAAACTTTTTACTACGGTATATTACGCCTGCAATGGATTGtcatatagttttattttttgtgtcacgtacattaaaattgtttctGAAATAATTCCACATCAAAACTGTATATATACACAATACACATATACTCGATACATATATACTCGATCTTCGTATTGTTATTCAAGTGTGTTCTACAATAATGTGGTTTATACTGTATAAGTTTAGTGCTCAAACCGAAACACGTAAAGAAAATAGCAGAACATTAAACCTAGGAGCCAAGTTGTTCAGCGAGATAACACGTAAGTACACAAACACACCTACGAGATAATCTGGCGCCCACAACCACGCTCGGATCACAACAACCACACAAATTGCCAACAATTATGATTTAGAAAAAACACATTGTAAGCACGCTTTACCCGTAAGCAGGACAATGTCGTATTTTCAATTTTGTGGGATTACACAAAACGGAATTCACGCAGCTTTGCCCCCGTCATGGTGTGACATGTCTGTAATCCACCGGAGCTCGCTACGTTATAATATTGTGAGGGATACaccaacaaataaacatttcgaGGATATTTTTTGAGTATTAGGAACCTCTATAGACGTGTTATCTAACGTCAGACATGTGTCGCTCCGAAGGGTTTTATCGGAGCAGCTAATCTTGAAACAAGTCGGTTATGAAAAttactcaaaaataataataattgattctTCTAAGTAGTAGAAGAACAATTGagagttttaattatatttgtgaACTTATTCCAAGGGTTATTACACGTTTAGATATGAAGCTAAGGAGCTTAATATAAGTACAGTTATTACGAGCAGTTGAACTAATAATTATAACTATAATGATGATCTTAGACACTCTTGTTGAATGGATCAAGGGttgaatgttaaataaatattatatatagttcttaaacaaaataaatcgtgaaaaaagaatataaatgaataattacataaatgtttGAATGTCATTTTTTACTCTAAGTACCTATTCCTTTGGATACCACGTATATCTAAGCAGCTGTTTGTGAAGATTGCACTATTGCAAAGAACCCGTGTAGGTAGACTGGCatcttgtttgttttgtatgatagtactattataaaacaatacttaaCGATAACCACAAGTATAGTAACAGAAAGTTATTATACTCAGGAGAAGTTACAACTTTCGCTCGAAGGAGTCGCAATTGTCTATCGGCGACGGTGGACTACAAACAGAGCGATGCAACGAAGTAACATATGACCTAGTGTGACACAAACTTTTTCAACCTAAGACGTACTCTTTTATCATTAATATGTTTACCTAAATATACCTAAATGAAGAATCAGCAATAGCAACCATATTAACAATCTCTTAGCAGTTTTCCTGCAGTTTTTTTCGTCATCGTCATCACATCAGTAAATTGCCCTCATTGATGCCAACAGTACGCCTCCAACCATACCAGTCTTGAACTGCCCACAATCTTCTTCAACTTATCAGAATAGTATACTATACTTAGTGCTTAACAGAATAAAATGTATGCGGTTTTCGTTAGgcatacattattatttcaacagtcCTAGATAAAGGAGAATGAAGACCTAAAATGGCCTAATAGTTATCATATTAACGCGCTGATCGCCAACAAACGAGTGTGTCTGATTGCACGTGCGGTGTCGGTCGATGTCATCGGTGTCGTTACCATCTGACACCGGTGTCGACACCGCGCTGCGGTCGCGGTCAGCGCGCGACACTTTTTGTTTACACATTCCACAATGATGTTCAATAAGATTTACGCATTAAGTTCGTAAGCCCTGGATGTCTGTGCCACTTGTGTCTGACATTTCGGTTAGCGGTCGAAGCCTTTTTGTTAGACGTACCCCACTGAGCGTATTAAAGTTATTGGgttgctatttattatttagaatacATTATCCCATTTCTATTCTCGTTGTTCtttcttgaaataattttcagacattgatttcatcaaaaaacacaaacatatatttttattttatgaacatatcttttatttatcaaatacaaTAACAACTTTCCACGAGTTATCTAGTTATAGATATTACTATTTAGATTAAAACAACAACCATTACAGTGACAGGTCACATTTTGCTATTAACTTACCTATTTTTAAGTCTCAAGTCCATACATAGGGAATTTCTAAATTAGTAAAGTTAATTTACCGGGCTCAAGCTCAAATTAGGCTCAAGCTCAAATTAGGCTCAAGCTCAAATtaggaaaaatattcaaatactaAACTAGCCAGAAAACCCCAAGCTCCTATCTTATCCGTGCGTGACAATAACCTATGAACCTGAGGCTTCCTACCATTTCATCATAATATTTGGCCCAGCACGACCACTCGACCACTGGACCAGGAGTGACggatcaaaatcaaaacaaattaagtatTCAATCGATTCATCATGGCGgcttatatttaatttgatgGTCCTCCGGCACAATGGGTTTAGATGTAAAATAAACGTTCGGTAGCGGCTGTCACAACAGTCCGATACAGGGCCGGCACAAACACGGGGCCCGGGCGGGGCCGCGGGCCGACACAGGTCCACAATCATTTTTGGACCAATTTTGTAATGTAAAGCGTGAATGGAATTAATTTGGTGTTTGATTATCACAACTGTCGTGTATTTTGGTTGTTTCACTAATGTTTATGTGAAGATTTAAATGGTATAGATATTTTTGATGAcaatagtttttgttataaCCACGTTCATGTAGAAGCGAGCTTTCAGTATGTACGTCGAGTAATGTAGTCAAAACGTTCCCCTGGACGTTGTGTGCACATAGCAAACAAACACGCTCGGTAAAGGAAGTCTACCGACATGGAAACTCTTCATATATTACTAATAGTATTTGTTTACATACCAGCTAGTCACATCAATAAAGCGCAGGATAAGTACAAATCCTTAGTCCCGAGGCACGCGGGGTCAAAACTGCACATTAGGGTATTTTTCAAATCCCTGAGCCAACATCCTTCCAGCGACCCCCGATAAGGGATATCTACCTGTTCCAACTGAAACAATACCTTTTATCTACTGAAGTATTGAATAATGTAGGTCTAAGGTAAGCCCAACTGaaattaagttataaaaatcCTTGCTTCAGATATTTCTAATACCCAACAGCGCCGTAACATATAACGTGTTCTTGGAAAAATGCGTATTCTTGGGATAAACTTTCCTTTTGAGTATATTGTAAGATCAGGTATTGTGAAGTATTCGCTGAGACCTGAAAATGTTCGCTGGTGGGTGTACCCTTTACGTAAGGAATGTATCAGTTTGACCTTACGTCGGGACAAGAGGGATTGCGgactttaaatattataaagatattgTGTGAAAGTATTGGATAAGTTTGACATAAATAAAGAGgttgttatatgtatttatgagaAGCTTTTTTACCGTAGTAAGATTTATATCGCTCCGAGCGTAAGAGGTACGGATATATGAAATAAGTACGCTTGATTCATAAAAGCGCTACATCACCCCATAACCTACCTTCATTTAGGAGACATGACAACTtccacatttttctgtatttaaaataaactttttttagtaAGAGAGCTATGTGTACTGTgcaaaaaatcatattttatttgtaggaAGCTACATACAGGCATAAGTATTGAGAATGACTGTACCAGTGGGGTATGTCGGCAGCAAGTGTGGGCCCGCGGCGAGCCGCCGACACGCGCCGCGCCGTGTCCCGCCAGCTGCCATACATAACTGACGACTCTAGTACTCTAATTCAGATAGATCTAAAGTTATATTGACTAATTGAgagaataaaatgtttataacaCAACACAATCTTCCCTTTTCGTCATACTCACGTGTCATCGACAGCTTTACATTGTAATggtgtaaattatattatctgtCTCACCACCCGTTATTTACATTACATCTATTAAGGAGATACATAAGTAGACATCCAACTGCAACACACTATTATTTAGCAACAGAGAAGTACGATAATCTTCAAGCGAACTGTTTCACACAACTACCTTCAATGTCcatgtacctactacataaaCTGCTTAATAACAGTCTAACGCTGGAAGCGGCTACTGGCGCATAAAGCTGAGGACGAAGTTGTCCGTCCAACAGCGCTAAGTCCTGGAATATAGAATGAACGGACATCTGTGCCTGTCGCGCGTCTATCGAGACTTAGCCGCGACTAATTGCTGTGTTTCCATCAACTGCGCTCGATGCACCATCTAGTAGTAAAGTATATCCTCGATGTTTGGGAAGCTTTTGGTAAGAACGTCATTTCGAATGTGCGGATTTGCGATATTGgatgaaattatattatgtatatgagCAACAATAGTAAGCCATTTATTGATGAAACAACCATTTCCACGAAATTTTCTCAGGTCTCGAAATGTTTACCTTCCTCTCATACACCAAGCTTACACTGCTTTGGACTCACAAACAGTTGCTTTATTGCATTTCCGGCAACTATCAGGTTTGTCAATTACAAATTGACGATCAAAAAACCTTATACGAATTCCTGGAATCATTTGGTCATGGTATTCAATGGGAGTATTGAAACGAGCAGTATTACGAGATAACAATCCAGTGCATCTGCCACACGTCAGGGGCTCCTGTGGCCGCGATGCGAACAAACTGACCAGCGCAGTTGAGCAGTTTACTGCACACTGCACTTGTACTGACACTAGTGTAGTCATACAGATGCATAATTGCACTCAGTAGGAATGTTTATTGGATGAGTTGATACGTTATCCATTTATTTAATTCGATCATTTAAAGAGATTGTGAAAAATATCTTAGATTGTTGTTGTTATTGGCTGAGATTAGACGATCTTTGAAATTCATTCAACATATCATGTATcgtgatcatattttttttatattattacccAGCAATTCACAATAAGCCcaaataaatggaaaaatacCATAACCTGTATGAGATTGTACATTTGATACATTATAATGCTTGTAAAACAATGATTCCACGAAGGCTTCCCCGGTTCTCGCAACttcgataaaaataatgtgcGAGAAATCCGACAAGTGTTTAATTAACCCTATAATAATGGAGTGTTGTTTAATCAAGTGTCTGACGGCTGTTGTTTTAAACCCGTTCGAACAAGCTCGCGCTCCTTTGTGATCGGCTGTTGTTTCAACGTTCCGCCTCCTATACACACGAGGTTTTATTCTGACACACGAATATTTAAGGGTTAACGTGGGCTCAGTATCATTTGTAAGCAGTAAGACGTCTGTGAGTTTCGTTTTAACACGTTGGGGTCttgttaattaagttattatttttgtttcaataattggGTTTGCAGCAAGTCAATCAACGATGTTGATTTGTGGAATATTTCAGCATTAGTGTGGATTCTGTTTTGAGTATATACGGCTGAAATATTTAAGAGTGGGTCGTATATTGTCACTGCACCACCAGTTTTCAAGAAACTTTAAAAGAAATAGCTTCGCTTTAAAAATGCCTCTGCATTTTTCTTTTAGCTTCGAACAACACAAATCTCGCGAAAGACAATTCAATTCTATTTAAGTCAGTGGAACAGTTTGACAGTTGGTATCTATTTAATCAATTGAGAGTAGTTCTAAATCGATCTGCTGAAGGAAGAACTGCAAAAAGCCGTCGACAGCCGTCAGCGCAGGCTTTTAACGACGCGATAAAAATATACTCCCGTGTAGCACGCGCATCGCTGTCGTTTGGGCAATAACACTCTATATTACTCTATGGTATTGTGATTTAATAgtactcaaaatatttgaatttagaagagtgtaaataataaaataaaaaactgaaaatcatATTTCTTCCACAATAGTTTTAACCAAGTCcaagattgattgattgatacatGTTTTCCTAGCGTTTTATTTTTGGACGCATTATTTCAAGTAAGGCCAAAAACACCTACATCTACTATCCAAGAATACTTCACAACGTCATCCAAATATAAATAGTGACGTGAATGTACATTGTGAAGTACAGAGCATTCCGCAGGGAGCGCAGTAATGTCGCGCACTGACAGAATGCCTCAGATACACTGCATGTGACGCGCGCCTTAAGGAGTCGCGCTATCGTTCCGCCCTAAGCACCCCGACAGATGGACTTATTTATTGCAACTGTAGTGGCAGCCGCAGGGTTACACACACCCAGAGCATTCACAACCTTAACCCCTTCACTTAGAGTACATTATCGTTTGTAGGACAGCAGGCGATTGACTTATACCTACAGGTAAACAACAGGTGAGTATAAAATAACGCGTATTGTTGGAACATGGATGactgtttgtttgcttgcaGTATTGGCATTTACGTCAGCTGGTAGACTAGGCGAATTGCTTTGTAGGAATTTCAGCTAAAGGAGAACAAATCTTGTAACGAGTATTGATGCAGTCAGCTGCAGCTACGAGCTACGAGATATAGACAACAGAATTATGTTTGTGCGAATAACCTGATTacatcattttcattttatttacgacaatgttaattattttagtaagcggtgaaaataacgagaaaaaatagtttatttcgaTGAGTGATGTCTTCTGCGAAATCCCGGAGCATCGGTATATTTATCGTTCCATCACTCATTAAAAATGCCTCCAATTTAATTACGTACATTTCACGCATATCGACGTATTTCAATTCATTTTGATTACTTTATATGCATTGCAGAAGCATTGTTTTACAGCAAGACAAGCATTCTTGGGAATGAACACCTAAGCAACCTATTAGGAAGGCTTAACCACTATAGATATTAATCatgcttttcattttgttggcttaagtaggtactttatctTGGAATATTATGGTTGCAATTGAAGACTGTATTTGTAGGTAATTGTGGTGATAAACAAAATCATTATGACTTATTTACTGACTGAAGCTAAAAAAATACACGGCAACGAACTAGTAAACAAAAGACAGATGACACACGTTCAGTCGCATCGCTCGCGTCGATCGCCGTCACCTCGCGTGATCTACTGCACACGGTCGCGTCGGTCGGAACGCTCTCCTGACCCGAATTAAATCGCCTTAATATTTGTTATAGAACAAATCGCGAAAGAGATCAGTGCCCGCTAATATCCATATCGTAACTCATCCGGTTAGTATTTGCTTTGAGTCCGCTGATAATTGAAACTCAAATAACTGGATCCGCGGCTGTCTTCGTAGGCACGTTCCAATTCAAAAGTAATCCCACTCCAAACATTTGTACGTCTCAATCGGTACTCCAGTAATAGGGAACTGCTAACAGCGTCGCCACGCCGATGGAAATCATCTAGCTTAATACATTGCGCGCTAAATGTTCTGCAGTAATATTCACGCTTGAATAATCACAGCAATGTATAGAGATCCGATCGAAGCTGTGCGATGATTATGTTACGCTCAGGTTGGCATAGTATTTCAGTGGTTATGAAAGGAAACAACGGGTCGTCTGTTCTATATAATTATAGGGCGCCGTCAATATTTGTTAGGCACTGTAAAATGCGAATGAATTTCTATTGTAATAGTGCTTCGAGGGTTATTTTATATTCGATGTGGATATCGGTtatatggaatttatttattgaggaCTGGCAGTAATGTTGTTTGCGTTGGCAGTTAACAGTAGCTTTGTATTGGTTTATGGAACTGCGCTTACATATTTATAGTTTCTTCGTAGTTGTGAGTTCCAAGACATTTGTTTTCTTCATTGATTCAGTgatttttactgaaataattaattgttaattagtATATTTGAACCAAATTTTACTAAGATCTCGTTTATCTAGttacattcttaaaaaaatatataacgctCACTTTATTTGTAATTCAACGCAAGTTACCAAAATATCCGTCCATAAAAAAGATACAACGTCCACAACAAACACTTCAGGGCGAATAACTAAACAGTGAACTCCCAAAGATGGAATAAAAACAAAGTGCAGGCTAGTGGCGGGTGTAAATATTAGCACGCGAGTAATATAAAGGGGcgtttgtgaaatattaaaagcgAGGCTTCGCGTTTA from Helicoverpa armigera isolate CAAS_96S chromosome 4, ASM3070526v1, whole genome shotgun sequence harbors:
- the LOC135116786 gene encoding flexible cuticle protein 12-like; translated protein: MKFFVVAVSLFAVALSAPSSPDAALEARRRLPALEHEEVHDEFGQFALRYVTAEGTVVSERGRLVPDHEGTGYVMIIEGETTYIGDDGKTYVTKYTAGLDGTHVEGNHLPVPVTPEPVPAVEPIVAPEAQVVAKPVEYVIEPFNNVVTKLH
- the LOC135116787 gene encoding flexible cuticle protein 12-like, yielding MKFFVVAVSLFAVALSAPSSPDAALEARRRLPALEHEEVHDEFGQFALRYVTAEGTVVSERGRLVPDHEGTGYVMIIEGETTYIGDDGKTYVTKYTAGLDGTHVEGNHLPVPVTPEPVPAVEPIVAPEAQVVAKPVEYVIEPFNNVVTKLH